One part of the Microlunatus elymi genome encodes these proteins:
- the folE gene encoding GTP cyclohydrolase I FolE — MGPGHSAPFDHDRIARAVRELLIGIGEDPDRDGLRDTPQRVARAYAELFAGLHQQPSEVLATTFDLDHDEMVLVKDIEVWSVCEHHLLPFTGVAHVGYIPDENGRITGLSKLARLVDVYAKRPQVQERLTTQIADELVNTLSPRGVIVVLECEHQCMTMRGVRKPGSKTITSAVRGGMRDPVTRAEAMSLITG; from the coding sequence CTGGGCCCCGGCCATTCGGCGCCGTTCGATCATGATCGAATTGCTCGCGCCGTGCGTGAGTTGTTGATCGGGATCGGCGAGGACCCCGATCGCGACGGGCTGCGGGACACTCCGCAGCGCGTCGCCCGGGCGTACGCGGAACTCTTCGCCGGGCTGCATCAGCAACCGTCCGAGGTGCTCGCCACCACGTTCGATCTTGATCATGACGAGATGGTGCTGGTCAAGGACATCGAGGTGTGGAGCGTCTGCGAGCATCACCTGCTGCCGTTCACCGGAGTGGCGCACGTCGGCTACATCCCGGACGAGAACGGTCGGATCACCGGGTTGTCCAAGCTGGCCCGGTTGGTGGACGTCTACGCCAAACGACCGCAGGTGCAGGAGCGGCTGACCACTCAGATCGCCGACGAACTGGTCAACACGCTGAGCCCTCGGGGCGTGATCGTCGTTCTCGAATGTGAGCACCAGTGCATGACCATGCGCGGTGTTCGTAAGCCTGGTTCGAAGACGATCACCAGCGCCGTACGTGGTGGCATGCGGGACCCCGTCACCCGGGCCGAGGCGATGAGCCTGATCACCGGCTGA
- a CDS encoding alkaline phosphatase family protein: MVEENHSSAEVLGSSSAPYLRHLAATGARFSHYHAITHPSQPNYLALFSGSTQQVRDDSCPHRFTRPNLGSELRSHHRSFAGYAEGLPKPGSTVCRSGSYARKHAPWTNFTDLPAATSRPLQDFPSDYNKLPTVAFVIPDLDHDMHDGTIGQADSWLQQHLSRYVTWARTHNSLLIITADEDDKTADNVVPTVIVGDHVRVGTISERVTHYSLLRLLEDTYRLPRLGHSATATPIRDLWR, translated from the coding sequence GTGGTCGAGGAGAACCATTCGTCGGCCGAGGTGCTCGGCAGCAGCTCCGCGCCGTACCTTCGCCATCTCGCCGCGACCGGCGCGCGGTTCAGCCACTATCACGCGATCACGCATCCCAGTCAGCCGAACTATCTGGCGCTGTTCTCCGGCTCGACCCAACAGGTCCGCGACGACTCCTGCCCGCACCGATTCACAAGGCCGAACCTTGGCTCCGAACTGAGGTCGCACCACCGCTCCTTCGCCGGGTATGCGGAAGGCCTGCCGAAGCCGGGATCGACGGTGTGCCGCTCCGGCAGCTATGCCCGCAAGCATGCGCCGTGGACGAACTTCACCGATCTGCCGGCAGCCACCAGTCGACCGCTGCAGGACTTCCCGTCCGACTACAACAAGCTGCCCACGGTGGCGTTCGTGATTCCCGATCTTGATCACGACATGCACGACGGCACGATCGGCCAAGCCGACAGCTGGCTCCAACAGCATCTGTCCCGCTACGTGACCTGGGCCCGTACGCACAACAGCTTGTTGATCATCACCGCGGACGAGGACGACAAGACGGCCGACAACGTGGTGCCGACCGTGATCGTCGGAGATCACGTACGCGTCGGCACGATCAGCGAGCGCGTCACCCACTACTCGTTGCTGCGCCTGCTCGAGGACACCTACCGGCTGCCCCGACTCGGGCACAGCGCCACCGCTACCCCGATCCGTGATCTCTGGCGATGA
- the folP gene encoding dihydropteroate synthase — protein sequence MNQFPVVAGLPAPGRTVVMGVVNVTPDSFSDGGDFFRVDKAIQHGRDLIAEGADLVDVGGESTRPGAVRVDQDEELRRVIPVITELAAEPEVRTGRVAISVDTMRPAVARQAVAAGAKLINDVSGGQADPAMIPTAAELGCAYVLMHWRGHSADMQSRAHYTDVAAEVRDELARQAEHALAAGIAEDRLILDPGFGFAKTGEHNWELLQHLDVIASLGRPLLFGVSRKRFLGTLLAAEDGTPRPAKGRDDASAVLTGWAATHRIWGVRVHTVRPSRDAIAVFERLFG from the coding sequence GTGAACCAGTTTCCCGTCGTCGCCGGCCTGCCCGCGCCGGGCCGAACAGTGGTGATGGGCGTGGTCAACGTGACGCCGGACTCGTTCTCCGACGGCGGCGACTTCTTCCGCGTCGACAAGGCGATCCAGCACGGTCGCGACCTGATCGCCGAGGGCGCCGACCTCGTCGACGTCGGTGGCGAGTCCACCCGGCCGGGCGCTGTCCGGGTGGATCAGGACGAGGAACTGCGCCGCGTCATTCCGGTGATCACCGAACTCGCCGCCGAACCAGAGGTCCGTACCGGTCGAGTCGCGATCAGTGTGGACACCATGCGGCCGGCGGTGGCGCGCCAGGCGGTCGCAGCAGGGGCGAAGTTGATCAACGACGTGTCCGGCGGCCAGGCCGACCCGGCCATGATCCCGACCGCCGCCGAACTCGGCTGTGCCTACGTACTGATGCACTGGCGCGGGCATTCGGCCGACATGCAGAGCCGCGCGCACTACACCGATGTGGCGGCCGAGGTACGCGACGAGCTGGCCCGGCAGGCCGAACACGCGCTGGCCGCCGGCATCGCCGAGGATCGACTGATCCTGGATCCCGGATTCGGATTCGCCAAGACCGGCGAGCACAACTGGGAGTTGTTGCAGCACCTCGACGTGATCGCCTCCCTCGGCCGCCCGCTGCTGTTCGGCGTGTCCCGCAAGCGTTTCCTCGGCACCCTGCTCGCCGCCGAGGACGGCACCCCGCGACCCGCGAAGGGTCGCGACGACGCCAGCGCCGTCCTCACCGGCTGGGCTGCGACCCACCGCATCTGGGGCGTCCGCGTCCACACCGTCCGCCCCAGCCGCGACGCCATCGCCGTCTTCGAGCGGCTGTTTGGTTGA
- the folB gene encoding dihydroneopterin aldolase, with the protein MTGDPENTVQIGTNQQVLDRIDLRGISGYGHHGVFDFEREQGQRFVVDVTCWLDLSAAAASDDLADTLDYGALTQAVVADIEGKPVNLIEALALRVARTCLASARVERVQITVHKPDAPIDLAGAAAPGERNGRRNAEVADVAVTLTRSRTRD; encoded by the coding sequence ATGACAGGCGACCCCGAAAACACGGTGCAAATCGGCACCAACCAGCAGGTCCTGGATCGGATCGACCTGCGTGGCATCTCCGGGTACGGACATCACGGGGTTTTCGACTTCGAGCGAGAGCAGGGGCAGCGATTTGTCGTCGACGTCACCTGCTGGCTCGATTTGAGCGCCGCGGCCGCCAGCGACGATCTCGCCGACACTCTCGACTACGGTGCACTTACCCAAGCGGTGGTGGCCGATATCGAGGGCAAGCCGGTGAACCTGATCGAGGCACTGGCGCTTCGCGTCGCCCGTACCTGCTTGGCATCGGCGAGGGTCGAGAGGGTGCAGATCACCGTGCACAAGCCCGACGCGCCGATCGATCTGGCCGGTGCCGCCGCCCCAGGCGAGCGGAACGGCCGGCGGAACGCAGAGGTGGCCGACGTGGCCGTGACCCTGACAAGGAGCAGAACCCGTGACTAG
- the folK gene encoding 2-amino-4-hydroxy-6-hydroxymethyldihydropteridine diphosphokinase, with protein sequence MTSPNPHAIDADTLSGMKPLRKVVFSLGSNLGDRLANLQGAVDAIRDTPDVIVVDISSVYETAPVGAPDGSPDFLNLVIVGETTLEPRTLLERAQAIEDAFGRERDERNAPRTLDVDLVMVGTTETQQGDLSLPHPRAHERGFVLLPWAEVDPAAELPGRGPIGPLIEVVETTGVAKRDDLVIEGD encoded by the coding sequence GTGACTAGCCCCAACCCCCACGCGATCGACGCCGACACCCTCAGTGGCATGAAGCCGCTGCGCAAGGTGGTCTTCTCCCTCGGCTCGAATCTCGGCGACCGGCTGGCCAACCTGCAGGGCGCCGTCGACGCGATCCGCGACACCCCGGATGTGATCGTGGTCGACATTTCTTCGGTGTACGAGACCGCACCGGTCGGTGCCCCGGACGGGAGCCCGGATTTCCTCAATCTGGTGATCGTCGGCGAGACCACCCTGGAGCCGCGGACCCTGCTGGAACGGGCCCAGGCCATCGAGGACGCCTTCGGCCGGGAACGTGACGAGCGCAACGCTCCGCGGACCCTCGACGTCGACCTGGTGATGGTCGGCACGACCGAGACGCAGCAGGGCGATCTCAGCCTGCCGCACCCCCGCGCCCACGAGCGCGGCTTCGTACTGCTGCCGTGGGCCGAGGTCGATCCGGCCGCCGAACTCCCCGGTCGCGGTCCGATCGGCCCGCTGATCGAGGTTGTCGAGACAACGGGCGTCGCCAAGCGCGACGACCTCGTCATCGAGGGTGACTGA
- a CDS encoding DUF3180 domain-containing protein, which yields MLIVAGLIGALVGWTIAAVSGFDGVPVGVAWSWPITLVAAAAVLFCIAYVLHQRLQVNRLRIDDRQAVAWLALGKAAALMGVVMAGGYAGFAVRFLAELTIEGPRERVIRSAVAIVGGVLITVAGLRIERALMVPTDDQDDDSGQK from the coding sequence TTGTTGATCGTCGCCGGACTGATCGGTGCTCTGGTCGGCTGGACGATCGCCGCGGTCTCCGGCTTCGACGGCGTCCCGGTGGGAGTCGCCTGGTCCTGGCCGATCACCTTGGTGGCAGCCGCCGCCGTACTGTTCTGTATCGCCTACGTCCTGCATCAGCGGCTGCAGGTCAACCGGCTCCGCATCGACGATCGGCAGGCCGTGGCCTGGCTCGCGTTGGGCAAGGCGGCCGCGCTGATGGGCGTCGTGATGGCCGGCGGCTACGCCGGTTTCGCGGTACGGTTCCTGGCCGAGCTGACGATCGAAGGGCCCCGCGAGCGGGTGATCCGCTCGGCGGTGGCGATCGTCGGCGGGGTGCTGATCACCGTCGCCGGGCTCCGGATCGAGAGGGCACTGATGGTGCCGACCGACGATCAGGACGACGACTCCGGCCAGAAGTGA
- a CDS encoding threonine/serine exporter family protein, with protein sequence MTSVDTPRPEHAEDAADVIKSLDLALRVGEMLLSNGAGAADVAATMDSILRHLGLRGADVDVTYTALTVAHQVGPDEPMLVRRRNVQQRDVDYEDLTRVDHLVTALLLGRISRDEARSELARVVSSGHARPRWAITVGWGVLALGVGLLLGGGPLVLIIALTAGLGLDRLLHLLSRWRLPVIYQQMAGGLLATLLAVGLARTPLPLSPSLVVSATIVVLLAGLGFIGAAQDALTGYYLTASARILEVMMATAGIIIGVSGGLSVGRIIGVELTLTPGAVGLTNLPPMLVGAALCAVAFGFVAYTPARALWPIGAIAAGGEAIAYLLQSQGFGRPWAAAVAAIGIGVVSYGVAGRVRVPPLVIVVSAITPFLPGLSIYRALSLFTVGDSAGLVDFVTAAGVAIALASGVILGEYIAQPLRREARKLEGRLSGPRLVGPLRLRTLRRRAREAEEPDEVG encoded by the coding sequence GTGACCAGCGTAGACACACCTCGTCCCGAGCATGCCGAGGACGCGGCCGACGTGATCAAGTCACTCGATCTCGCGCTGCGAGTCGGCGAGATGCTGTTGTCCAATGGAGCCGGCGCCGCCGATGTGGCCGCCACCATGGACTCGATCCTGCGGCACCTCGGCCTGCGCGGCGCCGACGTCGACGTCACCTACACCGCGTTGACCGTTGCCCATCAGGTCGGCCCGGACGAACCGATGCTGGTGCGCCGGCGCAACGTACAACAGCGCGACGTCGACTACGAGGACCTGACCCGAGTCGATCATCTGGTCACCGCCTTGCTGCTGGGCCGGATCTCCCGAGATGAGGCACGCAGCGAACTGGCCCGAGTGGTGTCCTCCGGCCATGCCCGGCCACGGTGGGCGATCACCGTCGGCTGGGGCGTGCTGGCGCTCGGCGTCGGCCTGCTGCTCGGCGGCGGCCCGCTGGTGTTGATCATCGCCCTGACGGCCGGGCTCGGCCTGGATCGGCTGCTGCATCTGCTGTCTCGATGGCGGTTGCCGGTGATCTACCAGCAGATGGCCGGCGGTCTGCTGGCCACCCTACTGGCGGTCGGCCTGGCCAGGACGCCGTTGCCGTTGAGCCCGTCGCTGGTGGTGAGCGCGACGATCGTGGTGTTGCTGGCCGGACTGGGTTTCATCGGTGCGGCGCAGGACGCCTTGACCGGTTACTACCTGACCGCGTCGGCCCGGATCCTGGAGGTGATGATGGCCACCGCGGGCATCATCATCGGCGTCAGCGGTGGGTTGAGCGTCGGTCGGATCATCGGCGTCGAGCTCACGTTGACGCCGGGCGCGGTCGGACTGACCAACCTTCCGCCGATGTTGGTCGGCGCGGCCCTGTGCGCGGTCGCGTTCGGCTTCGTCGCGTACACCCCGGCTCGGGCGCTGTGGCCGATCGGGGCGATCGCGGCCGGCGGCGAAGCGATCGCGTACCTGCTGCAGTCGCAGGGATTCGGCCGGCCCTGGGCGGCGGCGGTGGCGGCGATCGGCATCGGGGTGGTCAGCTACGGCGTGGCCGGTCGGGTGAGGGTGCCGCCGCTGGTGATCGTGGTCTCGGCGATCACACCGTTCCTGCCCGGTCTGTCGATCTACCGTGCGCTGTCCTTGTTCACCGTCGGCGACTCCGCCGGGTTGGTCGACTTCGTCACCGCCGCCGGGGTCGCGATCGCGCTGGCCTCCGGCGTCATCCTCGGCGAGTACATCGCTCAGCCGTTGCGGCGGGAGGCGCGCAAGCTGGAGGGCCGGCTGTCCGGCCCCCGGCTGGTCGGGCCGTTGCGGCTGCGTACGCTGCGCCGGCGAGCCAGAGAAGCAGAAGAGCCGGACGAGGTCGGCTGA
- a CDS encoding NADH-quinone oxidoreductase subunit D-related protein — MPARSPLRVLVGSAASGVVAGPAAERVGGGWQPAGVILLDLGADHPSRAGLLELKIWLAEDLAADDRPQIDQQPIERAEVIVGAMHRGAEKLYEVRDYRQILMLADRHDWQAPAAAELAIALACERLLGLETPARAQWLRTLLAEHNRILSHLGFLGYLLRRGPAPSPVPGLRERLRHQLQRWTGNRVHPMINRLGGLAADVDDSWLIDEAELAEAAVAVADRAAELIMEPALAQASARMPRLTAELVDGYGVTGPAARAAGVDLDLRRQQPYLCYAELDGELGDDADAVRADGSVLATFATMINELRSSARMIITVAERVRDLAGPVGVRLGKIVKLPEGEIYLATEAPLGQAGCYLVSRGEKTPWRLKLRTPSFNNVAALEALLPGCRVGDLELMLAAHGYVIGDIDK; from the coding sequence GTGCCCGCCCGCTCACCGCTTCGCGTCCTGGTCGGCTCCGCTGCATCGGGAGTCGTCGCCGGGCCCGCTGCCGAGCGGGTCGGCGGCGGATGGCAGCCGGCCGGCGTCATCCTGCTCGATCTCGGCGCCGACCACCCGAGCCGCGCGGGGCTGCTGGAGTTGAAGATCTGGCTCGCCGAGGACCTGGCGGCCGATGATCGACCGCAGATCGATCAGCAGCCGATCGAGCGTGCCGAGGTGATCGTCGGCGCGATGCATCGCGGAGCCGAGAAACTGTACGAGGTCAGGGACTATCGACAGATCCTGATGCTTGCCGACCGGCACGACTGGCAGGCGCCGGCCGCGGCCGAACTGGCGATCGCGCTGGCCTGCGAACGACTGCTCGGCCTGGAAACTCCAGCCCGCGCGCAGTGGCTGCGCACCCTGTTGGCAGAACACAACCGGATCCTCAGCCACCTCGGTTTCCTGGGTTATCTCCTGCGTCGTGGGCCGGCGCCGTCACCGGTGCCCGGGCTGCGCGAACGACTGCGCCATCAGCTGCAACGCTGGACCGGGAACCGCGTGCATCCGATGATCAACCGGCTCGGCGGTCTGGCCGCCGACGTCGACGACAGCTGGCTGATCGACGAAGCGGAGCTGGCCGAGGCGGCCGTCGCTGTCGCCGACCGGGCGGCAGAGTTGATCATGGAGCCGGCACTGGCGCAGGCATCGGCGCGGATGCCGAGGTTGACCGCCGAGTTGGTCGACGGCTACGGGGTGACCGGCCCGGCTGCCCGGGCTGCCGGTGTTGATCTTGATCTACGTCGGCAACAGCCGTACCTCTGCTATGCCGAGCTGGACGGCGAACTCGGCGACGACGCCGACGCCGTACGAGCCGACGGTTCGGTGCTGGCGACGTTCGCGACCATGATCAACGAGCTGCGCAGCAGTGCGCGGATGATCATCACCGTCGCCGAACGGGTGCGGGATCTTGCTGGACCGGTCGGCGTCCGCCTCGGCAAGATCGTCAAGCTGCCCGAGGGCGAGATCTATCTGGCCACCGAGGCGCCGCTCGGGCAGGCCGGCTGCTATCTGGTGTCCCGCGGGGAGAAGACGCCGTGGCGATTGAAGTTGCGGACGCCGAGCTTCAACAATGTCGCCGCGCTGGAGGCGCTGCTGCCCGGCTGCCGGGTCGGTGATCTCGAACTGATGCTCGCCGCCCACGGATACGTGATCGGTGACATCGACAAATGA
- a CDS encoding GntR family transcriptional regulator, with the protein MIADDRPIFIQIAEMIENDIVEGALAEEAQVPSTNEFAAHHRINPATAAKGINRLVDEGILYKKRGIGMFVSTGARTALLDKRRAQFATTYLEPMLAEARKLGISPAEVSSMITGSDRATSTNGRQARR; encoded by the coding sequence GTGATCGCGGACGACAGGCCGATCTTCATACAGATCGCCGAGATGATCGAGAACGACATCGTCGAGGGGGCGCTGGCCGAGGAAGCGCAGGTGCCCTCCACGAACGAGTTCGCTGCCCATCACCGGATCAACCCGGCCACCGCCGCCAAGGGGATCAATCGGCTGGTGGACGAAGGAATTCTCTACAAGAAACGGGGGATCGGCATGTTCGTCTCCACCGGGGCGAGGACTGCGCTGCTGGACAAACGGCGCGCACAGTTCGCCACCACCTACCTGGAACCGATGCTGGCCGAGGCACGAAAGCTGGGCATCAGCCCCGCCGAGGTCAGTTCCATGATCACCGGGAGTGATCGAGCCACCAGCACCAACGGAAGGCAGGCACGACGATGA
- a CDS encoding ATP-binding cassette domain-containing protein has translation MTAAVVEVRDLVKTYRETNALDGVSFTLQENKLYGLLGRNGAGKTTVMSILTGQGFETSGHVSVFDRHPYENQSVLSRMCFIRESQKYPDDFTPGNAFRAASMFLHNWDGALCQQLIKDFELPTNRKIKKLSRGQLSAVGVIIGLASRAELTFFDEPYLGLDAVARQIFYDRLLADYSKFPRTIVLSSHLIDEVANLLEHVIVLDHGQVLMDADTDDVRGSAFTVIGKRGLVEDFIAGREVIHRDAFTAFASVTVQGALSDLERREANELGLEIAPVSLQQLIVRRTTRHAEDEFGGQIKPELEEVR, from the coding sequence ATGACCGCAGCTGTCGTCGAAGTACGAGACCTGGTGAAGACCTATCGCGAGACCAACGCTCTCGACGGGGTTTCCTTCACCCTGCAAGAGAACAAGCTGTACGGGCTGCTCGGCCGCAACGGCGCCGGCAAGACCACGGTGATGTCCATCCTGACCGGGCAGGGCTTCGAGACCAGCGGTCACGTGTCGGTGTTCGATCGCCATCCGTACGAGAATCAATCGGTGCTGTCGCGGATGTGCTTCATCCGGGAGTCGCAGAAGTATCCCGACGACTTCACCCCCGGCAACGCATTCCGGGCCGCGTCGATGTTCTTACACAACTGGGACGGTGCCCTGTGCCAGCAGCTGATCAAGGACTTCGAGCTGCCGACCAACCGCAAGATCAAGAAGTTGTCGCGCGGCCAGCTGTCCGCGGTCGGAGTGATCATCGGGCTGGCGTCGCGCGCCGAACTGACCTTCTTCGACGAGCCGTATCTCGGTCTGGACGCGGTGGCTCGGCAGATCTTCTACGACCGGCTGCTGGCCGACTACTCGAAGTTCCCGCGCACCATCGTGTTGAGCTCGCACCTGATCGACGAGGTGGCCAATCTGCTCGAGCACGTGATCGTTCTTGATCATGGTCAGGTGCTGATGGACGCCGACACCGACGACGTCCGCGGCAGCGCCTTCACCGTGATCGGCAAGCGCGGCCTGGTGGAGGACTTCATCGCCGGCCGGGAGGTCATTCACCGAGACGCCTTCACCGCGTTCGCCTCGGTCACCGTGCAGGGCGCCCTGTCGGACCTGGAACGTCGGGAGGCCAACGAGTTGGGGCTGGAGATCGCGCCGGTTTCCCTGCAGCAGTTGATCGTACGGCGCACCACCCGACATGCCGAGGACGAATTCGGCGGTCAGATCAAGCCGGAGTTGGAGGAGGTCCGATGA
- a CDS encoding SAM-dependent methyltransferase codes for MTDDPSSVGPALDWQSVWAAAATGPAGFWRTHRVGGQFRTASRTSQLAEAIATLIGRSPELENVIEVGAGDGTLLTGLRTRLPGPRYAAAELRPAPAGVAPAGSGTPPDSDTEIGAGVDWRIGHWDVEQRRWHGPAAELFGDLDRPTMIICVEWLDDLPCPVVGWDGTTWRRLLVHPDGSESLGPTLRGATDDWMQHWWPDAEPGDRAECGITRDDAWRSLISALTRCGGLALMIDYGHTRDSRPRAGSLTGYVDGRQVPARPDPAINLTAHVAVDAAAAAGESAGASTEFLTDQQHALARLLPNADNPSLGTLGRLQQRSERRLLTQTLGDHRWLLQRVTPR; via the coding sequence GTGACAGATGACCCTTCATCCGTCGGGCCCGCCCTCGACTGGCAGTCAGTTTGGGCGGCCGCTGCCACCGGTCCGGCCGGCTTCTGGCGTACCCACCGGGTCGGTGGTCAGTTCCGGACGGCGTCCCGAACGAGCCAGCTGGCCGAGGCGATCGCGACCCTGATCGGCCGGTCGCCGGAGCTCGAGAACGTGATCGAGGTCGGCGCCGGCGACGGCACCCTGTTGACCGGACTCCGTACCCGGTTGCCCGGGCCGCGGTACGCCGCCGCCGAGCTGCGCCCGGCACCGGCCGGTGTCGCCCCTGCCGGATCCGGAACACCCCCCGACAGTGATACGGAGATCGGTGCCGGCGTCGACTGGCGCATCGGCCACTGGGATGTCGAGCAGCGCCGGTGGCACGGGCCGGCGGCAGAACTGTTCGGCGACCTGGATCGGCCGACCATGATCATCTGCGTCGAATGGCTGGACGATCTGCCCTGTCCCGTCGTCGGCTGGGACGGCACCACGTGGCGGCGTCTACTGGTTCACCCGGACGGCTCCGAGAGCCTGGGACCCACGCTGAGGGGTGCGACCGACGACTGGATGCAGCACTGGTGGCCGGACGCCGAACCGGGCGATCGGGCCGAATGCGGCATCACCCGAGACGACGCCTGGCGTTCGCTGATCAGCGCGCTGACCCGATGCGGCGGACTGGCTTTGATGATCGACTACGGCCACACCCGGGACAGCCGGCCGCGAGCCGGCTCCCTGACCGGTTACGTCGACGGGCGGCAGGTGCCCGCCCGGCCGGATCCGGCGATCAACCTGACCGCGCACGTTGCCGTCGATGCCGCGGCCGCGGCTGGCGAGTCGGCCGGCGCGAGCACCGAGTTCCTCACCGATCAGCAACACGCGCTGGCTCGACTACTGCCGAACGCCGACAACCCGTCGCTCGGCACGCTCGGCCGACTCCAGCAACGCTCCGAGCGACGGCTGCTGACTCAGACACTCGGTGATCATCGCTGGCTGCTGCAACGAGTCACCCCGCGGTAA
- a CDS encoding histone-like nucleoid-structuring protein Lsr2, whose protein sequence is MAQRVQIILEDDFDGGEADQTVAFGLDGSDYEIDLSSENAAKLRDALAPWVASARKTGGRRSRRTPRTGSGPGSAEIRAWAQENGMQVSARGRVSAEVRDAYARAHS, encoded by the coding sequence ATGGCTCAACGCGTCCAGATCATACTTGAAGATGATTTCGACGGTGGCGAGGCCGACCAGACCGTTGCCTTCGGTCTGGATGGCTCGGATTACGAGATCGATCTTTCATCCGAAAACGCGGCGAAACTCCGTGACGCACTGGCACCGTGGGTTGCCAGCGCGCGTAAGACCGGAGGTCGGCGGTCGCGACGCACCCCGCGTACGGGTTCGGGGCCGGGTTCGGCCGAAATCCGCGCCTGGGCTCAGGAGAACGGCATGCAGGTATCGGCTCGCGGCCGAGTGTCTGCCGAAGTACGTGATGCCTACGCCAGAGCGCACAGCTAA